One stretch of Nitrososphaerota archaeon DNA includes these proteins:
- a CDS encoding 30S ribosomal protein S27e, with amino-acid sequence MTKRAHILVPKPKSKFQKVQCKECSAENILYSHVTSIVTCKSCGNVIAEPTGSVAKIHGTILGILE; translated from the coding sequence ATGACAAAGCGAGCACACATTTTGGTTCCAAAGCCAAAGAGCAAATTCCAAAAGGTCCAGTGTAAGGAGTGTAGTGCGGAGAACATTTTGTACTCACATGTCACTTCAATCGTTACATGCAAGTCTTGCGGCAACGTAATTGCAGAACCAACTGGCTCTGTTGCAAAGATTCACGGAACTATACTAGGAATTCTGGAATAA